The Plasmodium berghei ANKA genome assembly, chromosome: 12 region GGAggaacatatttttttttctttatcaaaatttcttttaaaaaaatataattttttaatttaaattggaaaataagccctttttataatgatgataaatttatataacaattAATTTCAACACAATTTGTATATCTGCATATTTAAAcgtatacatataaatatagtaatatatttgtgtatgtaaaaataacgGAACGAGATGAGAATGTATGAGCAGCAAAATGCATACAAAATagtatgcatttttttatgtacaaatatggaaaagttgaaatttttttttttttatttcaaggGTACATCACATTTTATTCCACgataaaaagaaattgaaaacgaaaatttttcaatacaataatagaaaaaaaaaatatatataatatattattcgaCGATACcataacataaatattaatatattttcttttttgtcTGACTGTTGTAATGCTTTAAAATGGATTAATAATGAAGTTGCGCTGTTGTTATCACTATTGTTTTgccattattatttttgttatttattttttttttagttattttatttgccCTTATTCCATGCACATTTGGTGTATCCTTGTTCTAAACAACCTCACGTTTACCTTTGTGAtcttatataaattaagaacaatttctttttatttttgttacaATTTTTTCGAGATCTATAGTTAGCTTCATTGATTTTGGATCGCAAAGAAATGAGCGTATCtgcaaaataaaaaaaaataagcacACATCATTAAACTTGCTTATATGCACAtgctttatttatttatttatttattattattgtttccCTTCACATTTTTCTCTTGTAAATTCCCAATGTTGGTTAGATCAccatatttttgaaaagaAGCATTTctacaaaaattaataaatttccaggaatatttttctaactgatttaaatatattaaaaataaataaatatcgTTAGTCTTTTCTTtcatgtttttattattctggttcatatatttttcatttttatgatCTAATTCTAggcatttatttttgtataaattatttataattttgggTTCACTTTCCTtaatattctttatataatatatacccAAATCTTTGTTAGTTAGCGAATTAAATCCTTTGTCTccgatttttttttttatctataaaatttgtaacAAGCCAATTTAGTTTTATGCACATTTTGACATGAACATGTCATACATATTGGTGTCATCATtttatggatatatattttttttattacttcGCGCATATTTTGAAGCAATAGTTGTCTGTCGGATTTATTCGAGATACagaaattatttatttcgttTTGTCTCTTCAAAATTaatgttaattttttcaatatttcTTCTAAACATAagaaatttgtttttttatgttccattgtgtttttatatatatctattaGCATTTCCTATAAAAAGAAACGAAAAAAgcaaatgataaaaaaaaaacgcgttaataaataaatgtatttttgtTACTTTAATAAATGTGTCTTGAAATGTATTCGGAACCTcgtttttaaaatgttttgatgaattattttttagcaTTGAAcattttgaattattattattattattattattatatatttctttttccactttcattttttcataatggCAATTAGCCTGGTAACTGGGATTAATATCTtgattaattttttcacttATACAcaattctttatttatttctacattatatttttcatcatctaatattttgtaattgCTTTGATATTCTGTTTGTAGTTTctcaaaatttatttcttcttcGTCTTTGTCTAAATTCAcattttcaataatttGATTTTCTTCGTCATTTTCCCTCTTTTCAATGCTGTAGGAATATTGAGAATTTTCAGTTTCCTCATCATTTGGCATTTCACTTAAAATTGAGTCTTTTTTTGAAACTcctaattttaattttgtttacaAACGTTATgagcataaaaaaaaagacaacaataaaaaaagggTAAGCAACGATAATAATgctaatataaaatgataaaaaattaacaaaaaatgcgcaagtttacatatttttatccatGTTTACCGTTGtattcttttaaaattgtatcATAAATTTCCGAATTTATATTGTTGGATTCCGAAAATATAGGAATATCAGAAAATTGACCTTGTATTTCATCCATATTTAATTGAAGTTTggcaattttttttgatgaaGTAAATTTACCTGATTTGTTAATaacatttttgttttttaacattcttttattaatttacttaaatttttattattttgcatGAACTGTTCATGTAAATATTAGTCtactataaaatatacataaatgtaaagttttaattttactctttttaaatagttttttaaattcaaaaaagttacaaaaatatgtgtTTATGTACACATGAAAATGGatgtattaatataaattggaatatataatttaggaaaatttaataaaaaagcgaaaaataaaaatacaataaaaaaatatgcaatacaaataaaaggaaaaaacaaatatatacacacatatattataaaaattagtatatatgtgtgatcaagatgaataaaaataatgcaaaTTAGCAGACACACAAGCATCTCAAATCATATAACAAGAAATCACATGAATGTGTatagaatttttttaatcttctatatattttttgtaaatagtttgaatgtattttttttcttcattttccaTTAATTCGTTTAAAACCTGTAAAATATTAAGCAAgttgtaaaatattaatacaaataatgaaaGTTATTTTATTGCGAGTTATATTACAATAGTATGTATACATGTATAAACTTGAGAGAATTATATACTTAATTCGAatgaataatttatatatattatttattttatatccTAACCTTTTTTAGGGCATAATTTGCTATacggaaaaaaatattttcctcTGGTATATCCGATTTTGTgctaaaaattaaatggaTAGGTTTTCTATTCGCAGAAATACTATCCACTTTATTATACACATGcctatatataaaattaatattgtGTATAGAGTTGACATTGTTTTCTTTTGGCGTTGTGTTAGATTTCTTATTATTGTCGTCACAAACTTGAAATACATTTTTCTTTACTAAATttacaataatttttttaagctCAGATCTAGAAAGAGGTTTTGGATATATgcattccattttttttatattgaatttgtctttaaaaaatgaacaaagCTTTGCTAAAAGTTGATCTTCTTCACTTAAGCTGTCAATCATGAACATACAATAGGCAATCTAATAATGgaaagaaaaatgaaaggAGAAATGACATGTGTACATGTACATATTTCTACACACGCTTTTAAATAAGTTGAATgaataaacaattttatgaaCATCTCAAAATTGAGCAAAAGGAAGAATGGTTACCAGACGAGGAACTAATGCAGCATTATCCAAATCCTTAACGACTTCCATTTCAAATTTGTAAAGATTTTCAgatttgttattttcatttttatttttttctgtttttGGGTCATAATTTGAATAGTCTGAATTTATTGAGGTATTATTAGTTTCCCGATAAAGTGTAAAATTGAGGAACTTATTTTGTTCtcttataatattttggctagctttattaatatagtaataagaaataaaatttcgAGGTGTTTTACTACTTTTAGtaaaattttgttcattttttttgaacgaagaaaaattattattagaattactatttttttttgaaacaAAATTCCTTTTCTCGATGTCTGTATATTCATAAACATTAGTGGACAACCCAACAGTATTATGTAATTGTTCATTCGTTTTTTCAAGAACATTTGGAGTATTGTACTTATaaagttttatatatttattttttaataagtAAAATAGAGTATATTGCACAAATTTTGGAAATccaaaacatattttatttaaataatttatcaaTTCTTCACTTATTTTATCAACATTAACATTTAAACACAAActaacaaaattatataaatcatttttatcaaaattttctaattttatatatccattACATTcttttgcatattttttcattttttttaaatctttcacattatcattattttttgctccatttacaaataaaaatattaatggtttattttttggttTAAATATAGGGTTACATAAATTAGATTGTCTtgatttataaaaattgaaaatattttcattttgttttatatgattagaatttatattattaattttagtTAATtctgcatatttttttgtctgCATatcatattcttttttaacCGTTTCTTGTTTTGCTTTTTGTTGagcaatatataataatatgttgTCTTGTATATTTGGATATATCgttttataaaatgtagttgtttttttattttcatttactAACTTTTGCTCTTTAAacatttgaaaaatatttttatcattttcatccttcaataaattaatagatatgttgttattttttttttcggcaattattgtatttttagaGCTATTTGAATAAATCTTATCCTTTTCTtcgttttttaaaattgtattttctGTTTGTTTGTTAAAAAGCATGTTTTCTTCATTTGAAATAtgattcattttattagttATATTTTCTGAAATTTGTCCATGACAATTGCTAAGGTCGAAATAACTACTATTACTTGATATTCCATTATCGTTATCATCAATTTGAGAAAAATTcacaaaatttatttctcCAACTCCTTTACAAAAGTTACACATTCTACAATGGTTTTTTCtccaattttttaaatttttatgaaaattttttacaattttgtttcttttatatattgctaattttgaaatatttttgcaaATTCTCCATGCATGTTCTTCTATGCTTATATTTAAAGATGTTCCAGATCGATAGTTAAAAACAATGAATGTGTGTTCATATAAactaaaattatatatcatacaatttattatacttattctattttctttcatatcattctttaatatataatcgctatttatatttgtcatatttacatttttcatgtttatatattcttcttcttcttcttcttcatAAGAAGAATACAAAATTGAATTATcactattttcattttgtgttccttttaatttttttttttttttcttatttattACACCACTTGTATTATTAGATAATGTATTTGATCTGCTTTCATATTGATTGTCATTTCGAATTTCTAATGTTGagttaaagaaaaatttcctcatatttttaactaACTTATTACAAAACGCACGCCCATTTTTTCTGTTTTCATCATAGTGACTGCCATTTAATGCTTCAATATGTGCAatgttattaattttttgagtatcaaatattttatttatgttttttgtttcttttttcataGATGTATCaggaatatataaatcatcaataatattagacatacattttaaaaaccAATGGTATGAAGGATGagttatttcttttaaaatattataattatcaactttgttaaaatataaatatttttttcttgtaTTACATAATTTCCACATATTTGTTATATCGttacataatattttccatGGCAATAATGGAtttgtaatatttatatacaatgAGTTAGGCATATTactaatattaaaaattttgaaattatttaaactttttttaattaatttaatgaGCTCAAATATTCCTAAATGTTCATTTCcttctaaaaataatacaccTCCAACATTgtatatt contains the following coding sequences:
- a CDS encoding adenylyl cyclase beta, putative, whose protein sequence is MIKNIFNEYLKHYDNKNLGYEENDTNIPSKEYYNEYISDWRWFSIKCERIIESELNKKHLQKNEKNEYKNNITEIDNISTFRSFFPKILLNAYSRYSNPKKFFDNLIIQKFNAVVFFCDASGFSSLAEQLDKKINGAELLGNCLNKFFNILIKIIDSWGGDIIKFSGDAVMVIWPLNVKMKKKIPKKKKETKLVVKENIEIESQNNEKKDRKKNEINNTNENKNIDEIKINKIRRISLLALGCCMNIHKFLNKFPTPIENKYLKVHIVITYGKVNFLQVGNILNKRDYILSGKPLEEIGFGESLAKDGETVISYSFYKNIKDKIEIKETCKKKFYLLIRMKEELDINKLKENNYEKDENIQKNNENLKKINNDKKNINVCKNFDLLLKSFIPDIVYRKLSIGYNIFFNETRKVTVIFVSVKDVDTSTMTGIYSTHSIMKLTQKAVFTMEGTINKFIFDDKGILILIMFGLPPLYHSDDSIRALLTCFRLIDGLKSLKLNGSIGVSTGKIWCGIVGNKIRKEYTALGDSVNIAARLCCKAGNKEIYVDENTYNNCKHFIIFQSLISIKVKGKNKLIKIYSPIGTINKRENNIDYNDLFILDYFTDKELLNNEIVDSLDSDKEIEYDKKKNTKKLLNNYEEITDFNFVNKNFLLIYYKNKFKDRINDLLNRKDCLHYLKTNKETQKNSYQNHKNIYYEKNCICNNTLNTNCFKCNQIYSLSPYYFLKIELYTDYKTHTGPLFIHEYYDPLFFDFKEIYNVGGVLFLEGNEHLGIFELIKLIKKSLNNFKIFNISNMPNSLYINITNPLLPWKILCNDITNMWKLCNTRKKYLYFNKVDNYNILKEITHPSYHWFLKCMSNIIDDLYIPDTSMKKETKNINKIFDTQKINNIAHIEALNGSHYDENRKNGRAFCNKLVKNMRKFFFNSTLEIRNDNQYESRSNTLSNNTSGVINKKKKKKLKGTQNENSDNSILYSSYEEEEEEEYINMKNVNMTNINSDYILKNDMKENRISIINCMIYNFSLYEHTFIVFNYRSGTSLNISIEEHAWRICKNISKLAIYKRNKIVKNFHKNLKNWRKNHCRMCNFCKGVGEINFVNFSQIDDNDNGISSNSSYFDLSNCHGQISENITNKMNHISNEENMLFNKQTENTILKNEEKDKIYSNSSKNTIIAEKKNNNISINLLKDENDKNIFQMFKEQKLVNENKKTTTFYKTIYPNIQDNILLYIAQQKAKQETVKKEYDMQTKKYAELTKINNINSNHIKQNENIFNFYKSRQSNLCNPIFKPKNKPLIFLFVNGAKNNDNVKDLKKMKKYAKECNGYIKLENFDKNDLYNFVSLCLNVNVDKISEELINYLNKICFGFPKFVQYTLFYLLKNKYIKLYKYNTPNVLEKTNEQLHNTVGLSTNVYEYTDIEKRNFVSKKNSNSNNNFSSFKKNEQNFTKSSKTPRNFISYYYINKASQNIIREQNKFLNFTLYRETNNTSINSDYSNYDPKTEKNKNENNKSENLYKFEMEVVKDLDNAALVPRLIAYCMFMIDSLSEEDQLLAKLCSFFKDKFNIKKMECIYPKPLSRSELKKIIVNLVKKNVFQVCDDNNKKSNTTPKENNVNSIHNINFIYRHVYNKVDSISANRKPIHLIFSTKSDIPEENIFFRIANYALKKVLNELMENEEKKYIQTIYKKYIED